From a single Sinomonas atrocyanea genomic region:
- a CDS encoding general stress protein encodes MSNMFGSAKPADEARTLPQGETVGSYTSYLDAQKAVDYLADQQFPVELVAIVGNDLKLVERVTGRLSYPRVALNGALSGMWFGLFVGVLLSFFTPNGSYFSIITSVLMGAAFFMLFGIVTYAMQRGKRDFTSTSQVIASNYDVVVGHEVAHEARRLLAQLPMGQGMAHGSWGHGGYSQGQSGQGGQYGQGGQYGQGGYGQHGQDWGQGGYHQGGQGHQGYGDQGYGQQWQPPQQEEPKRPTGWTDPYGVNAGQPSGQPGQPQAQQPPQPAPESRPGIHDLPDGRPQYGIRIEPEHTQQHQGAVPAHGAGEQEAHGGQEAQGGQESQGRQESHGSHALGEEAAGEQEARDDEGRPRHDGDSRQGE; translated from the coding sequence ATGTCCAACATGTTCGGTTCCGCCAAGCCCGCTGACGAGGCCCGCACCCTCCCGCAGGGCGAAACCGTCGGTTCCTATACCTCCTACCTGGATGCACAGAAGGCGGTGGACTACCTCGCGGACCAGCAGTTCCCCGTCGAGCTGGTCGCCATCGTCGGCAACGACCTCAAGCTCGTCGAGCGGGTGACCGGGCGGCTGAGCTACCCGCGTGTCGCGCTCAACGGAGCCCTCAGCGGCATGTGGTTCGGCCTCTTCGTGGGGGTGCTGCTCTCCTTCTTCACTCCGAACGGCAGCTACTTCTCCATCATCACCTCGGTGCTCATGGGTGCTGCGTTCTTCATGCTCTTCGGCATCGTCACGTACGCGATGCAGCGCGGCAAGCGCGACTTCACCTCCACGAGCCAGGTGATTGCGAGCAACTACGACGTCGTGGTGGGCCACGAGGTGGCCCATGAGGCACGCAGGCTCCTCGCCCAGCTGCCCATGGGGCAGGGCATGGCCCACGGCAGCTGGGGCCACGGCGGCTACAGCCAGGGCCAGTCCGGGCAGGGAGGCCAGTACGGGCAGGGAGGCCAGTACGGCCAGGGAGGCTACGGCCAGCACGGGCAGGACTGGGGCCAGGGCGGCTACCACCAGGGCGGCCAGGGCCATCAGGGCTACGGCGACCAGGGCTACGGCCAGCAGTGGCAGCCCCCGCAGCAGGAGGAGCCGAAGCGCCCCACCGGCTGGACGGACCCGTACGGGGTGAACGCCGGGCAGCCCTCGGGCCAGCCGGGGCAGCCCCAGGCGCAGCAGCCCCCGCAGCCGGCACCCGAATCGCGTCCGGGCATCCACGACCTGCCCGACGGGCGCCCGCAGTACGGGATCCGCATCGAGCCGGAGCACACCCAGCAGCACCAGGGCGCAGTGCCCGCCCACGGCGCCGGGGAGCAGGAGGCCCACGGTGGCCAGGAGGCCCAGGGCGGCCAGGAGTCCCAGGGTCGCCAGGAGTCCCACGGCTCCCACGCCCTCGGCGAGGAGGCCGCCGGCGAGCAGGAGGCCCGCGACGACGAGGGCCGGCCGCGGCACGACGGCGACTCCCGCCAGGGCGAGTAG
- a CDS encoding magnesium transporter MgtE N-terminal domain-containing protein: protein MSWTPTRVFVARLLGLDVFDPAGDRVGRLRDVVVLPRGGRPPQAVGIVVEVPGKRRVFVPMTRVTSMDQSQIITTGLINLRRFEQRGAEQLVLGDMFDRHVVLVEDGSQAAIEDLAMDQQRNGDWLVSKLFVRRLMPGRGLRSLRRGETVLVDWEDTRHAAGLARGAAQFLATHEDLKPADFADAMQEMSDQRRFEVVAELQDERLADVLQELPEDDQVEILSALDLERAADVLEEMDPDDAADLLADLPAEKAEELLQLMEPEDAEDVRRLLQYDEGTAGSVMTPVPVILPPEATVAEALAHVRREELSPALASAIFICRPPLETPTGRYLGTVHIQQLLRSAPPEQLGSIVDKNLEPMKDLDSISDVARTMAQYNLNSLAVVNADGRLVGAVTVDDLLDHLLPDDWRVHEDGEPVKKFGGRFG, encoded by the coding sequence GTGAGTTGGACCCCCACCCGTGTCTTCGTCGCCAGGCTGCTCGGCCTCGACGTCTTCGACCCTGCAGGAGACAGGGTCGGGCGGCTGCGCGACGTCGTCGTCCTTCCCCGCGGCGGCCGCCCCCCGCAGGCGGTGGGGATCGTCGTCGAAGTGCCGGGCAAGCGCCGGGTGTTCGTGCCGATGACGCGCGTGACCAGCATGGACCAGTCCCAGATCATCACGACCGGGCTGATCAACCTGCGCCGGTTCGAGCAGCGCGGCGCGGAGCAGCTCGTGCTGGGCGACATGTTCGACCGGCACGTGGTCCTCGTCGAGGACGGCAGCCAGGCCGCGATCGAGGACCTCGCGATGGACCAGCAGCGCAACGGCGACTGGCTCGTGAGCAAGCTCTTCGTCCGCCGCCTCATGCCCGGACGCGGCCTCCGGAGCCTCCGGCGCGGCGAGACGGTCCTCGTCGACTGGGAAGACACGCGGCACGCAGCCGGGCTGGCCCGCGGCGCCGCGCAGTTCCTCGCCACGCACGAGGACCTCAAGCCGGCCGACTTCGCCGACGCCATGCAGGAGATGAGCGACCAGCGGCGCTTCGAGGTCGTCGCCGAGCTGCAGGACGAGCGCCTCGCCGATGTGCTCCAGGAGCTCCCCGAGGACGACCAGGTGGAGATCCTCTCGGCCCTCGACCTCGAGCGTGCCGCGGACGTGCTCGAGGAGATGGACCCGGACGACGCCGCCGACCTCCTCGCGGACCTCCCCGCGGAGAAGGCCGAGGAGCTGCTCCAGCTCATGGAGCCCGAGGATGCCGAGGACGTCCGCCGCCTCCTGCAGTACGACGAGGGCACCGCCGGCTCCGTCATGACGCCCGTCCCGGTGATCCTGCCCCCCGAGGCGACGGTCGCCGAGGCGCTGGCCCACGTGCGGCGCGAGGAGCTGAGCCCTGCCCTGGCCTCCGCGATCTTCATCTGCCGGCCGCCGCTCGAGACGCCCACGGGCCGCTATCTCGGCACGGTGCACATCCAGCAGCTCCTGCGCAGCGCCCCGCCGGAGCAGCTCGGCTCGATCGTGGACAAGAACCTCGAGCCGATGAAGGACCTCGACTCGATCAGCGATGTGGCCCGCACGATGGCCCAGTACAACCTCAATTCGCTGGCCGTCGTCAACGCGGACGGCCGTCTTGTGGGGGCGGTGACCGTCGACGACCTCCTCGATCACCTCCTGCCCGACGACTGGCGCGTGCACGAGGACGGCGAGCCTGTGAAGAAGTTCGGAGGACGCTTTGGCTGA
- a CDS encoding DUF1003 domain-containing protein — MAEPRKLPGLDTPLEQRSRLIPRLSPDPDAFGRFAESFARYMGTPRFLLYMTLFCVVWLGWNTFAPETMQFDPRSLNYTLLTLLLSLQASYAAPLILLAQNRQDDRDRVQIEQDRSRNERSLADTEYLTRELASLRLALREVATRDFVRGELRSLLEDLSADQDEPDIEDRSEGAKARRDRRQRGPRTQQIPRVRESGVAE, encoded by the coding sequence TTGGCTGAGCCCCGCAAGCTGCCCGGTCTGGACACACCCCTCGAGCAGCGAAGCAGGCTCATCCCCCGTCTCAGTCCCGACCCGGATGCCTTCGGCCGCTTCGCCGAGAGCTTCGCCCGCTACATGGGGACGCCGCGCTTCCTGCTCTACATGACGCTGTTCTGCGTGGTCTGGCTGGGCTGGAACACCTTTGCCCCCGAGACGATGCAGTTCGACCCGCGGTCGCTGAACTACACCCTGCTCACCCTCCTGCTCTCGCTCCAGGCCTCGTACGCCGCACCCCTGATCCTCCTGGCGCAGAACCGGCAGGATGACCGGGACCGGGTCCAGATCGAGCAGGACCGTTCGCGCAACGAGCGCAGCCTCGCCGACACCGAGTACCTCACGCGGGAGCTCGCGTCGCTGCGCCTCGCCCTGCGCGAGGTGGCGACCCGCGACTTCGTGCGCGGCGAGCTGCGCTCCCTCCTCGAGGACCTCTCCGCCGACCAGGACGAGCCGGACATCGAGGACCGGTCCGAAGGGGCCAAGGCCCGCAGGGACCGCCGCCAGCGCGGCCCCCGGACGCAGCAGATCCCCCGGGTGCGCGAAAGCGGGGTCGCCGAATGA
- a CDS encoding Mrp/NBP35 family ATP-binding protein, which translates to MSRVSEEAVRAALHGVLDPELRRPIDELGMLRSVTVDGGRVTVGVLLTIAGCPLRGTIEQDVTAALRSVPGVEETAVDLDVMTPEQRKELKERLRPGRGIPFSRPDSLTKVFAVASGKGGVGKSSVTVNLACELAARGLRVGIVDADVHGFSVPGLLGATGTPTQVDDMILPPLAHGVKVISIGMFVQGNQPVVWRGPMLHRALEQFLGDVYFGDLDVLFLDLPPGTGDVAISVSQLLPNAELLVVTTPQAAAAEVAERAGTVSAQTGQRVAGVIENMSGLTLPDGTVMEVFGSGGGQRVAERLTAALGTPVPLLGQVPLDVGLRAGGDAGTPIVLSDPGSPAAVALRTIADRLAAVPRNLSGRRLGVTPAV; encoded by the coding sequence ATGAGCCGCGTGTCCGAGGAAGCCGTCCGCGCGGCCCTGCACGGCGTCCTCGATCCGGAGCTGCGCCGGCCCATCGACGAGCTCGGCATGCTGCGCTCGGTGACGGTCGACGGCGGCCGGGTCACCGTGGGCGTGCTCCTCACCATCGCGGGGTGCCCGCTCCGGGGCACCATCGAGCAGGATGTGACCGCCGCACTCCGTTCCGTCCCCGGCGTGGAGGAGACCGCCGTCGACCTCGACGTGATGACCCCCGAGCAGCGCAAGGAGCTCAAGGAGCGCCTCCGCCCCGGGCGGGGCATCCCCTTCAGCCGGCCGGACTCGCTGACCAAGGTCTTCGCCGTCGCGAGCGGCAAGGGCGGCGTGGGCAAGTCATCGGTCACCGTGAACCTCGCGTGCGAGCTCGCCGCGCGCGGGCTGCGGGTCGGGATCGTCGACGCGGATGTGCACGGCTTCTCAGTGCCCGGCCTGCTCGGGGCCACGGGCACGCCCACCCAGGTGGACGACATGATCCTGCCTCCTCTCGCGCACGGCGTGAAGGTGATCTCGATCGGCATGTTCGTCCAGGGCAACCAGCCCGTGGTGTGGCGCGGGCCCATGCTGCACCGTGCGCTCGAGCAGTTTCTCGGCGACGTGTACTTCGGTGACCTCGACGTCCTCTTCCTCGACCTGCCCCCGGGCACCGGGGACGTGGCCATCTCGGTCTCGCAGCTGCTGCCGAACGCCGAGCTGCTCGTCGTGACCACGCCGCAGGCGGCCGCGGCAGAGGTCGCCGAGCGGGCGGGGACGGTGTCGGCGCAGACCGGTCAGAGGGTCGCGGGCGTGATCGAGAACATGTCGGGCCTGACGCTCCCGGACGGGACCGTGATGGAGGTCTTCGGCTCCGGCGGCGGGCAGCGAGTCGCCGAACGGCTGACCGCGGCGCTCGGCACCCCGGTCCCACTGCTGGGCCAGGTGCCCCTGGACGTGGGCCTGCGCGCGGGCGGCGATGCCGGCACCCCGATTGTCCTCAGCGATCCGGGCTCCCCGGCGGCCGTGGCCCTGCGCACCATCGCGGACCGCCTGGCCGCGGTGCCCCGGAACCTGTCGGGACGCCGTCTGGGCGTGACCCCGGCCGTCTGA
- a CDS encoding twin-arginine translocase TatA/TatE family subunit has protein sequence MFGINGPEFLILLVIGVLVIGPKRLPEYTQKLANIVKELRRMAAGAKEQLKEETGVDLSEVDWRKYDPRQYDPRKIIRDALLDDDAPSATPAPAPALAAAAGATAAASIPAPLVERLQAGEKAPFDSEAT, from the coding sequence GTGTTCGGAATCAACGGCCCGGAATTCCTCATCCTGCTGGTCATCGGCGTCCTCGTGATCGGCCCCAAGCGGCTGCCCGAATACACCCAGAAGCTCGCCAACATCGTCAAGGAGCTGCGCCGCATGGCCGCCGGGGCGAAGGAGCAGCTCAAGGAGGAAACCGGAGTCGACCTCAGCGAGGTGGACTGGCGCAAGTACGATCCCCGCCAGTACGACCCCCGCAAGATCATCCGGGACGCGCTGCTCGACGACGACGCCCCCAGCGCCACGCCGGCTCCGGCGCCCGCCCTGGCTGCGGCCGCCGGCGCCACCGCTGCCGCCAGCATTCCCGCGCCGCTTGTGGAGCGCCTCCAGGCGGGGGAGAAGGCCCCGTTCGACTCCGAGGCGACCTGA
- the sigE gene encoding RNA polymerase sigma factor SigE, whose amino-acid sequence MSAGSAAATQAPDGQAPEGQPWVPPTWEEVVAQHSAKVYRLAYRLTGNQHDAEDLTQEVFVRVFRSLENFRPGTLDGWLHRITTNLFLDQARRKGRIRFDALAEDAESRLPGREPGPERSYEMNNLDLDVQAALEELPPDFRAAVVLCDLEGLSYDEVADALGVKLGTVRSRIHRGRTLLREKLAHRDPRRGSAKKRLALPRVARGTR is encoded by the coding sequence GTGTCAGCTGGATCGGCTGCGGCCACCCAGGCCCCCGACGGCCAGGCCCCAGAAGGCCAGCCCTGGGTCCCCCCGACGTGGGAAGAGGTGGTCGCCCAGCACTCCGCGAAGGTGTACCGGCTCGCCTACCGTCTCACCGGCAACCAGCACGACGCCGAGGACCTCACACAGGAGGTCTTCGTGCGGGTGTTCCGTTCGCTGGAGAACTTCAGGCCCGGCACGCTCGACGGCTGGCTGCACCGCATCACCACGAACCTGTTCCTCGACCAGGCCCGCCGCAAGGGCCGCATCCGCTTCGACGCCCTCGCCGAGGATGCGGAGTCCCGCCTGCCCGGGCGGGAGCCCGGGCCGGAGCGCAGCTACGAGATGAACAACCTGGACCTCGACGTCCAGGCCGCCCTCGAAGAGCTCCCGCCCGACTTCCGCGCCGCCGTGGTGCTCTGCGACCTCGAGGGCCTCTCCTACGACGAGGTGGCCGATGCCCTGGGCGTGAAGCTCGGCACCGTCCGCAGCCGGATCCACCGGGGCAGGACGCTCCTGCGCGAGAAGCTGGCGCACCGCGACCCCCGACGGGGTTCCGCGAAGAAGCGCCTCGCGCTCCCGCGTGTGGCCCGCGGCACGCGCTGA
- a CDS encoding O-methyltransferase — protein sequence MTSDKSTSWSYTEAFASEDIVMDRARERSYDLGVTAVSPGVGAVLTVLAASSKAHAAVEVGSGAGVSGLCILRGLASHAVFTTIDRDVEHLKAAREAFAEAGLLTSRVRTIPGRAAAVLPRLTDGAYDLVFIDADKPNALLYAEQGIRLLRPGGLLIVNDALDRDRVSNPAHREPTTVRLRELHRALRADERLTTAILPTGDGLIVAARGA from the coding sequence ATGACCTCCGACAAGTCCACCAGCTGGTCCTACACCGAGGCGTTCGCGTCCGAGGACATCGTGATGGACCGGGCCCGGGAGCGCTCCTACGACCTGGGCGTGACGGCCGTGAGCCCCGGGGTCGGCGCGGTGCTGACAGTGCTCGCCGCGTCGTCGAAGGCGCATGCCGCCGTGGAGGTCGGCTCGGGCGCCGGCGTCTCGGGGCTGTGCATCCTCAGGGGTCTGGCGTCCCATGCCGTGTTCACGACGATCGACCGGGACGTGGAGCACCTCAAGGCCGCGCGCGAGGCCTTCGCGGAGGCCGGCCTGCTCACGAGCCGGGTGCGCACCATCCCGGGGCGGGCCGCCGCGGTCCTCCCCCGCCTCACCGACGGCGCGTACGACCTTGTCTTCATCGACGCCGACAAGCCCAACGCGCTCCTGTACGCAGAGCAGGGGATCAGGCTCCTGCGTCCCGGCGGGCTGCTCATCGTCAATGACGCCCTCGACCGCGACCGCGTCTCCAATCCGGCGCACCGCGAGCCCACCACGGTCCGCCTGCGCGAGCTCCACCGGGCGCTCCGCGCGGACGAGCGCCTGACCACCGCGATCCTGCCGACCGGCGATGGGCTCATCGTGGCGGCGCGGGGGGCCTGA
- a CDS encoding DUF3117 domain-containing protein, whose product MAAMKPRTGDGPMEVTKEGRSLIMRVPLEGGGRLVVELNADEAAELRECLVGVTQ is encoded by the coding sequence ATGGCAGCCATGAAACCGCGTACCGGGGACGGGCCGATGGAGGTCACCAAGGAGGGCCGGAGCCTGATCATGCGGGTGCCCCTCGAGGGTGGCGGTCGGCTGGTCGTCGAGCTCAACGCCGATGAGGCTGCCGAGCTGCGGGAGTGCCTCGTCGGCGTCACCCAGTAG
- a CDS encoding DivIVA domain-containing protein has product MSFFLVFVAIVLAGGLAWFAVDVGRASSGRRPGAQGNGATAPAPRGLEEPPTGLPPVYLPEHPNPEDVDAVRFALAFRGYRMDQVDEVLARLRDRIGVQAALIHALTEQLKSAREPRDDD; this is encoded by the coding sequence GTGAGCTTCTTCCTCGTCTTCGTCGCGATCGTCCTGGCCGGGGGACTCGCGTGGTTCGCCGTAGACGTCGGCCGCGCCTCCTCGGGCCGGCGCCCCGGTGCGCAGGGCAACGGCGCGACGGCGCCCGCACCTCGGGGGCTCGAGGAGCCCCCGACAGGGCTTCCGCCGGTCTACCTGCCCGAGCATCCCAACCCCGAGGACGTGGACGCCGTCCGGTTCGCGCTCGCGTTCCGCGGCTACCGCATGGACCAGGTCGACGAGGTGCTCGCGCGGCTGCGGGACCGCATCGGCGTCCAGGCCGCCCTCATCCACGCGCTCACCGAGCAGCTCAAGTCCGCGAGGGAGCCCCGCGATGATGACTGA
- a CDS encoding TIGR00730 family Rossman fold protein — protein sequence MSTESQPGSEPGAAQTPARNGGHVPWRRKGPIELRRRQTQQGTADQHLLDTKGAGRFVHTDPWRVMRIQSEFVEGFGALAELGPAVSVFGSARTKPGTVYYETGVAIGRLLAESGVAVITGGGPGSMEAANRGAVEGSGTSVGLGIELPFETGLNSWVDLGVNFRYFFARKTMFVKYAHGFIVLPGGLGTLDELFEAMVLVQTGKVTQFPIVLVGSEFWNPLVDWIRATLVGEGMISESDLDLIAVVDDPETAVDHVLRGLGAVERRGGMFGNADPDFDEDPDIEGTAEGA from the coding sequence ATGAGCACCGAATCCCAGCCGGGCAGCGAGCCGGGCGCCGCGCAGACCCCGGCACGCAACGGAGGCCACGTCCCGTGGCGGCGGAAGGGCCCGATCGAGCTGCGCAGGCGCCAGACGCAGCAGGGCACCGCGGACCAGCATCTCCTCGACACCAAGGGGGCCGGCCGCTTCGTCCACACCGATCCCTGGCGGGTGATGCGGATCCAGAGCGAGTTCGTCGAGGGCTTCGGCGCTCTCGCGGAGCTGGGGCCGGCGGTGAGCGTCTTCGGCTCTGCCCGCACCAAGCCCGGCACGGTCTACTACGAGACGGGGGTGGCCATCGGGCGCCTGCTCGCCGAGTCCGGAGTGGCCGTCATCACCGGAGGCGGCCCGGGCTCGATGGAGGCGGCGAACCGCGGCGCGGTCGAGGGGTCGGGCACGTCCGTGGGGCTCGGGATCGAGCTGCCCTTCGAGACCGGCCTCAACTCGTGGGTCGACCTCGGGGTGAACTTCCGCTACTTCTTCGCGCGCAAGACGATGTTCGTCAAGTACGCCCACGGCTTCATCGTCCTCCCCGGTGGGCTCGGCACCCTCGATGAGCTGTTCGAGGCCATGGTGCTGGTCCAGACGGGCAAGGTGACGCAGTTCCCGATTGTCCTGGTGGGCTCCGAGTTCTGGAATCCGCTCGTCGACTGGATCCGCGCGACCCTCGTGGGCGAGGGCATGATCTCCGAGTCCGACCTCGACCTCATCGCCGTGGTGGATGACCCGGAGACCGCGGTGGACCACGTCCTCAGGGGCCTCGGCGCCGTGGAGCGCCGCGGGGGCATGTTCGGCAACGCCGATCCCGACTTCGATGAGGATCCGGACATCGAGGGCACGGCGGAGGGCGCGTGA
- a CDS encoding amino acid ABC transporter ATP-binding protein encodes MTTDTSATALVSVKGVNKHYGQLHVLQNINLDVSKGEVVVVIGPSGSGKSTLCRAINRLETIEDGEIFIDGKKLPEEGKELARLRADVGMVFQSFNLFAHKTILENVTLGPMKVKGVDKATAEKEAMALLERVGVGHQAPKLPAQLSGGQQQRVAIARALAMKPKVMLFDEPTSALDPEMINEVLDVMVQLAKEGMTMIVVTHEMGFARKAADRVVFMADGQIVEQAKPEEFFTNPQSSRAKDFLSKLLTH; translated from the coding sequence ATGACTACCGACACATCGGCGACTGCGCTCGTCTCTGTCAAGGGCGTGAACAAGCATTACGGCCAGCTCCATGTGCTCCAGAACATCAATCTGGACGTCAGCAAGGGCGAGGTCGTGGTGGTCATCGGCCCCTCGGGCTCTGGCAAGTCGACGCTGTGCCGCGCGATCAACCGCCTCGAGACCATCGAGGACGGCGAGATCTTCATCGACGGCAAGAAGCTCCCCGAGGAGGGGAAGGAGCTCGCCCGCCTGCGGGCCGACGTCGGCATGGTGTTCCAGTCCTTCAACCTCTTCGCCCACAAGACGATCCTCGAGAACGTCACCCTCGGCCCGATGAAGGTCAAGGGCGTGGACAAGGCCACTGCCGAGAAGGAGGCCATGGCACTCCTCGAGCGGGTCGGCGTGGGGCACCAGGCCCCGAAGCTGCCCGCGCAGCTCTCCGGCGGGCAGCAGCAGCGCGTGGCCATCGCGCGGGCCCTGGCAATGAAGCCCAAGGTCATGCTGTTCGACGAGCCCACCTCGGCGCTGGACCCCGAGATGATCAATGAGGTGCTCGACGTCATGGTGCAGCTGGCGAAGGAGGGCATGACGATGATCGTCGTGACCCACGAGATGGGGTTCGCGCGCAAGGCCGCGGACCGCGTCGTCTTCATGGCTGACGGCCAGATCGTCGAGCAGGCCAAGCCCGAGGAGTTCTTCACGAACCCGCAGAGCAGCCGCGCGAAGGACTTCCTCTCCAAGCTGCTCACCCACTGA
- a CDS encoding glutamate ABC transporter substrate-binding protein codes for MALFRTKKAVLTAATAALALTLSACGGSGGSGGSGDGSSASAAPYKVASNVSLSGSPTFDKIKSAGKVTIGVKQDQPGLGFKDAATGEYSGFDIEIAKWMAASLGYGTDKIEFKPIPSANRESAIQNGDINFYVGTYSITDKRKKLVDFAGPYFVTGQGLLVKKDNTTINSEKDLAGKNVCSATGSTPIQNIKANFPQTKTTEFDTYSQCVEALKNGQTDAVTTDQAILLGYAAQEPDTLKVVGQPFTTEKYGIGLPKGDTALRKFFNDTLTNGKDTWQKIYDSTLGKSGTKVSQPAVDNY; via the coding sequence ATGGCACTCTTCCGCACCAAGAAGGCCGTGCTGACTGCCGCCACGGCGGCCCTCGCACTCACCCTGTCCGCCTGTGGCGGATCCGGCGGCTCCGGCGGTTCCGGCGACGGCTCCTCGGCCTCGGCCGCCCCGTACAAGGTCGCCAGCAACGTCTCCCTCTCCGGCAGCCCGACGTTCGACAAGATCAAGTCCGCCGGCAAGGTGACGATCGGCGTCAAGCAGGACCAGCCCGGGCTCGGGTTCAAGGACGCGGCCACCGGCGAGTACAGCGGCTTCGACATCGAGATCGCCAAGTGGATGGCCGCCTCGCTGGGCTATGGCACGGACAAGATCGAGTTCAAGCCGATCCCCTCCGCCAACCGCGAGTCCGCCATCCAGAACGGCGACATCAACTTCTACGTCGGCACGTACTCCATCACCGACAAGCGCAAGAAGCTGGTCGACTTCGCCGGCCCGTACTTCGTCACCGGCCAGGGCCTACTGGTGAAGAAGGACAACACGACGATCAACAGCGAGAAGGACCTCGCGGGCAAGAACGTCTGCTCGGCGACGGGTTCGACGCCGATCCAGAACATCAAGGCGAACTTCCCGCAGACCAAGACCACGGAGTTCGACACGTACTCGCAGTGCGTCGAGGCCCTCAAGAACGGCCAGACGGACGCCGTCACGACCGACCAGGCCATCCTCCTCGGCTACGCCGCCCAGGAGCCGGACACCCTGAAGGTGGTCGGCCAGCCGTTCACGACCGAGAAGTACGGCATCGGCCTGCCGAAGGGCGACACGGCGCTGCGGAAGTTCTTCAACGACACGCTGACCAACGGCAAGGACACGTGGCAGAAGATCTACGACTCGACGCTCGGCAAGTCGGGCACGAAGGTCTCACAGCCCGCCGTCGACAACTACTGA
- a CDS encoding amino acid ABC transporter permease, whose product MSTLLDNLDLFTTGFKNTVILFVVSGLFALILGTIVGAMRVSPVPALRAFGTLYVNVIRNTPLTLVLFFFALGYPKLGLPEIDFMTAATIGLSLYTATYVAEVLRSGINTVPVGQAEAARAIGLPFTQTLTLVILPQAFRSVLPPLFSVLIALLKNTTVAAGFSVAEAGAIRANLSERGYPAMEGLLWVALFFVILVLILAQLQRYFEKKWKVAR is encoded by the coding sequence GTGAGCACCCTCCTCGACAATCTCGACCTCTTCACCACCGGATTCAAGAACACGGTCATCCTGTTCGTCGTCTCCGGGCTGTTCGCCCTGATCCTCGGAACGATCGTGGGCGCCATGCGTGTCTCCCCCGTGCCGGCCCTGCGGGCCTTCGGGACCCTGTACGTCAACGTCATCCGCAACACGCCGCTGACCCTCGTGCTGTTCTTCTTCGCGCTCGGGTACCCGAAGCTCGGCCTCCCGGAGATCGACTTCATGACCGCCGCGACCATCGGCCTGAGCCTGTACACCGCGACCTATGTGGCCGAGGTGCTCCGCTCCGGCATCAATACGGTCCCCGTGGGCCAGGCCGAGGCCGCACGCGCCATCGGCCTGCCGTTCACCCAGACCCTCACGCTCGTGATCCTGCCCCAGGCCTTCCGCTCGGTGCTGCCGCCGCTCTTCAGCGTCCTCATCGCCCTTCTGAAGAACACGACCGTGGCCGCAGGCTTCTCGGTCGCCGAGGCCGGCGCGATCCGGGCGAACCTCTCCGAGCGCGGCTACCCCGCGATGGAGGGCCTGCTCTGGGTGGCCCTGTTCTTCGTGATCCTCGTCCTGATCCTCGCCCAGCTCCAGCGCTACTTCGAGAAGAAGTGGAAGGTGGCCCGATGA
- a CDS encoding amino acid ABC transporter permease: MSSVLYDAPGRKARTRHLVLGVVGTLVILAILGFIVWRFAETGQFSAAKWKIFTFPLVQRTLLNAVGATLSAFAVAAVGSLVLGIVLAIGRLSDRVWVSRPFHWFTELFRAIPVLILMMMIYYGLPPLFGVNWPPFVAVVVALILYNGSVLAEVFRAGIEALPKGQREAGFAIGMRKSQVMQSILLPQAVRSMLPVIISQLVVTLKDTALGFIVTYNEILFQAKYFGSQAQYGSPIVPAAIVAGVLYVGMCLILSGLAKFAESRLRRSPRVSGGRKGTAMVAAQDAAAQI; this comes from the coding sequence ATGAGCTCCGTCCTCTACGACGCCCCGGGCCGCAAGGCCCGCACCCGCCACCTCGTGCTCGGGGTCGTGGGCACGCTCGTGATCCTCGCCATCCTCGGCTTCATCGTGTGGCGCTTCGCGGAGACCGGCCAGTTCAGCGCCGCGAAGTGGAAGATCTTCACGTTCCCGCTCGTCCAGCGCACCCTCCTCAACGCCGTCGGCGCGACGCTCTCCGCCTTCGCGGTGGCCGCCGTGGGAAGCCTCGTGCTCGGCATCGTGCTGGCCATCGGCAGGCTCTCCGACCGCGTCTGGGTGTCCCGCCCGTTCCACTGGTTCACCGAGCTCTTCCGCGCGATCCCCGTGCTGATCCTCATGATGATGATCTACTACGGGCTCCCGCCGCTCTTCGGCGTGAACTGGCCGCCGTTCGTGGCCGTGGTCGTCGCGCTGATCCTCTACAACGGCTCGGTGCTCGCCGAGGTGTTCCGCGCGGGCATCGAGGCCCTCCCCAAGGGACAGCGCGAGGCGGGCTTCGCGATCGGCATGCGCAAGTCCCAGGTGATGCAGTCCATCCTGCTGCCGCAGGCCGTGCGCTCGATGCTGCCGGTGATCATCTCCCAGCTCGTCGTGACGCTCAAGGACACCGCCCTCGGCTTCATCGTCACCTACAACGAGATCCTGTTCCAGGCGAAGTACTTCGGCTCGCAGGCACAGTACGGCTCGCCGATCGTCCCCGCGGCGATCGTGGCCGGCGTGCTCTACGTGGGCATGTGCCTGATCCTCTCGGGCCTCGCGAAGTTCGCGGAGAGCCGCCTGCGCCGGAGCCCGCGCGTGTCCGGCGGCCGCAAGGGCACGGCCATGGTGGCAGCGCAGGACGCCGCAGCGCAGATCTGA